A DNA window from Phoenix dactylifera cultivar Barhee BC4 chromosome 13, palm_55x_up_171113_PBpolish2nd_filt_p, whole genome shotgun sequence contains the following coding sequences:
- the LOC103699689 gene encoding putative disease resistance protein RGA3, whose product MRRKAEIQIDMTKKVRSFFSFHNPGWFRFKMGRKLNAIVEKIEKLVDEGHKFGFTVKTQPQKRGRPQTHSFVVESEVIGREEDKETILKLLLDHDNNQNVAVLPIVGMGGLGKTTLAQLIYKDQRVEKHFQPRIWVCVSDEFDVAKLAKAVIASDPGAECELSDMELLQRRLREVVSGKRYLLVLDDIWNEDQAKWDGLKTLLATGGEGSRIVVTTRSEQASSIMGTLGPYRPECLTEDDSWALFRKKAFEGRAEEPKNLVDIGKEIVQKCGRLPLAVKTLGGLMQSKSQEREWLSVRESDIWDMQDGEDRILAALRLSYSQLPSHLKQCFAFCAIFPKDYEITKDRLIQLWMANGFVPSDGRKELEDKGHEIFNELAWRSFFQDIKEVGPYYNTTCKMHDLMHDLARSIMGDECLTIQDPAGWKDISKKTRHLYASVYLDIHRTLNNYPNIRTLLGLGYCVSIPADSSKPKSLRALKLCQIKELPIAIAYLEHLRYLDLSGTDIEALPDGTSTLFNLQTLKLSNCPYLRKLPEDMRNMISLRHLYIDRCPNLTQLPAGIGQLSSLRTLTKYIVGNNDGRRIRELNRLNLSGLLELYNLRNVRDAADAKEANLSSKHNLCSLILCWDMTQWDPPGCYAGSFHHSFEEEDVLSAENAEEVLAALRPHGGLKLLTVWRYGGGSFPTWMMDSLLLQNVVEIHLGFCTDCQRLPSLWQLPSLKFLYLFNMHNVKHICGSTIYDNTGNDTVRAFPSLKRLVLHTMQSLEKWSEFEGTAEVLLVFPNLAELKIIDCPNLMTMPELPSLKSLEMKGTDMQLGLIYSLTTLSSLSLHVYKMSNGTESPPLDNQKKMSFRYLKSLEKLAITASEDLAPLLEEEKETKGLSTSLHYLEIKSCNWIFSPPQQSSPPLAFWKNLTSLLALSIDYCDDLVYWPETEFRGLNSLKKIYICGCKKFVGPSPLPLSSSSSGDGELLPNLEELDIRNCAGLLELPKLPASLISLVPKPDFSASRSGAPNSTQEGVYHGASWLGIFATRAGTARCTRVSAHLPM is encoded by the exons ATGCGGCGGAAGGCAGAGATTCAGATCGATATGACAAAAAAGGTGCGcagcttcttttcttttcataatccAGGTTGGTTTCGTTTTAAGATGGGGCGAAAGTTGAATGCTATTGttgaaaaaatagagaaactAGTAGACGAGGGACATAAATTTGGTTTCACCGTCAAAACCCAACCACAAAAGAGGGGCAGGCCACAAACCCACTCCTTTGTTGTTGAGTCAGAGGTCATTGGTAGGGAGGAAGATAAAGAAACAATACTGAAGTTGTTACTTGATCATGATAACAACCAGAATGTTGCAGTCCTTCCCATAGTTGGGATGGGGGGGTTGGGTAAGACCACACTGGCCCAATTGATTTACAAAGATCAGAGGGTGGAGAAACATTTCCAGCCAAGAATATGGGTCTGTGTGTCGGATGAGTTCGATGTTGCAAAACTTGCTAAAGCAGTAATAGCTTCAGACCCAGGGGCTGAGTGCGAGCTATCAGACATGGAGTTGTTACAACGCCGCCTTCGAGAAGTTGTAAGTGGGAAGAGGTACTTGCTTGTATTAGATGATATTTGGAACGAGGATCAGGCAAAGTGGGATGGGCTAAAAACTTTACTAGCAACTGGTGGAGAAGGGAGTAGGATTGTTGTGACTACACGAAGTGAGCAGGCATCGTCGATAATGGGTACCCTCGGCCCTTATCGCCCAGAGTGTTTGACTGAGGATGATTCTTGGGCATTGTTTAGGAAGAAAGCATTTGAAGGGAGAGCAGAAGAGCCTAAAAATCTCGTAGACATCGGCAAGGAAATTGTCCAGAAATGTGGTCGGTTGCCTCTGGCAGTGAAGACACTGGGGGGCTTAATGCAGTCCAAGAGCCAGGAAAGGGAATGGTTGTCCGTGAGGGAAAGCGACATTTGGGATATGCAGGACGGTGAAGATAGGATCTTAGCAGCACTAAGGTTGAGCTACAGTCAATTGCCTTCCCATTTAAAACAATGCTTTGCTTTTTGTGCCATATTTCCCAAGGATTATGAGATAACAAAGGACCGGTTGATTCAACTATGGATGGCCAACGGATTCGTTCCATCCGATGGAAGAAAGGAGTTGGAGGACAAAGGGCATGAGATTTTTAATGAGTTGGCTTGGAGATCTTTCTTTCAGGATATCAAGGAAGTTGGACCTTATTATAACACAACATGCAAGATGCATGACCTCATGCACGATCTGGCACGATCCATTATGGGGGACGAATGCCTAACCATACAGGACCCTGCCGGGTGGAAAGACATATCAAAGAAAACCCGTCACCTGTATGCATCTGTCTACTTGGACATTCATAGGACCTTGAATAATTATCCAAATATTCGCACTCTCCTGGGCCTGGGATATTGTGTTAGTATTCCTGCGGACTCATCAAAGCCAAAGTCCTTGAGAGCATTGAAACTATGTCAAATCAAAGAACTGCCTATTGCAATTGCATATTTGGAACATCTGAGATACCTCGACCTCTCTGGTACCGATATTGAAGCATTACCAGATGGCACCAGCACACTTTTCAATCTACAAACTCTCAAACTCTCAAACTGCCCGTATCTACGTAAGCTGCCCGAAGACATGAGAAATATGATTAGCCTAAGGCATCTCTACATTGACAGATGTCCTAATCTGACGCAGCTGCCAGCAGGTATCGGGCAATTGAGCAGCCTGCGAACATTGACCAAATATATTGTAGGCAATAATGATGGAAGGCGTATAAGGGAGTTGAATCGCTTAAATCTCAGTGGCCTTCTAGAGCTGTATAACCTGAGGAATGTGAGGGATGCAGCAGATGCTAAAGAAGCTAATCTTAGTTCCAAACATAACCTTTGCTCATTAATATTATGCTGGGATATGACTCAGTGGGATCCTCCAGGCTGCTATGCAGGAAGTTTCCATCATTCTTTCGAAGAAGAAGATGTTTTGTCAGCAGAAAACGCTGAAGAGGTGTTGGCAGCTCTTAGACCTCATGGTGGCTTAAAGTTGCTGACAGTATGGCGATACGGGGGCGGCAGCTTTCCAACGTGGATGATGGACTCTCTATTACTGCAAAATGTAGTTGAAATCCACCTGGGATTTTGCACGGACTGCCAACGTCTCCCGTCTTTATGGCAGCTACCTTCTCTTAAATTTCTCTACTTGTTTAACATGCATAACGTCAAGCACATTTGCGGCAGCACCATCTACGACAATACAGGTAATGACACAGTGCGAGCATTCCCCTCACTGAAGAGATTGGTGTTGCATACGATGCAGAGCTTGGAGAAGTGGTCAGAGTTTGAAGGAACTGCAGAGGTCCTGTTGGTTTTCCCTAACCTTGCTGAGCTTAAGATCATTGATTGCCCAAATTTGATGACCATGCCAGAGCTACCATCTCTCAAAAGTTTAGAAATGAAAGGAACTGATATGCAGTTGGGCTTGATCTATAGTCTGACGACACTCTCTTCCCTTAGCCTTCATGTCTATAAAATGAGCAATGGTACAGAGTCGCCTCCTCTTGACAATCAGAAGAAAATGTCTTTCAGGTATCTCAAATCTCTTGAAAAATTAGCTATTACCGCATCGGAGGATCTGGCGCCCttgctggaggaggagaaggagacgaAAGGGCTGAGCACATCCCTGCATTATTTGGAGATTAAATCCTGCAATTGGATTTTTTCACCACCACAGCAATCATCACCACCTTTGGCATTTTGGAAGAACCTTACTTCTCTCCTAGCTTTGAGCATAGATTATTGTGATGATCTGGTCTACTGGCCGGAGACGGAGTTCCGTGGTTTGAACTCACTGAAGAAGATATATATCTGCGGTTGCAAGAAGTTTGTTGGCCCGTCACCTTTGCCATTATCCTCGTCATCATCAGGGGATGGAGAGCTCCTACCAAACCTGGAAGAGCTGGATATTAGAAATTGTGCTGGTCTGCTGGAATTGCCTAAGTTACCTGCTTCCCTCATATCACT GGTGCCCAAACCTGACTTCTCTGCCAGTAGATCTGGGGCACCTAACAGCACTCAAGAAGGTGTCTATCATGGGGCTTCGTGGCTTGGAATCTTTGCCACAAGGGCTGGGACAGCTCGCTGCACTCGAGTCTCTGCACATCTTCCAATGTAG